The nucleotide sequence TGCCCCTCACGTCTTTACACAGGACCCGGCAGTGTCTGAGCAAGGCTGGCACCCTCTCAACCTGGGTCAGGCCAGCGGGTGACCCTGCCCTGAGAATTCTCAGTTTCTTTTGGTCTCTGCCCTGGCAGAgaaggacatatttttggggtgtgTGACGGGGTGACTCTGCACGCAAAGGTCAGGAGGGCCCTTGGCCCCCACCTCTCCACACTCATAGTTCACCAGGGTTTCTGTGAGTGACTCACCAACCTTTTAAAACTTGGACCTTGTGGAAAAGTCTGTTTCTCATTTCTGTAAAACTTGAAGCTCCGCACCGCCAGGCTGGCACGCGTGCCTGAGGGGCTGGCGTGCGTGCCTGAGGGGCTGGCGTCATCCGAGACCCTTCCGCACTCTCTCGGGTCCTCCGCCCCGCTCCTGTCCCTGCTCCGCTGATGCAGCACACGGGTGTGCGGGGCCCTGCTTAAGGGCACACGGGGAGAAGTGAGTGTCCCGAGGGCCAGGGTACTGTGTTGCCAACTACCTTCACTTTGCCCTGTCCAGTCTCTGCATGCATGTGAGGAGGGGCACCCCAGGGCTGGTGGCCTGCAgctctcagatgaggaaactgaggctctgagagggagGCGTGGTGGGATGGATACGTCCCCATCCTAATCCTTAGCATCTGTGAGTATGTTACCCTATACGGTCAAAGGGACTTTACAGACGTTACATTCAGGATCTTGAGGTGAAGACACTATCCTGGATTATTGGGGTGTGCCCCAGAGTGCTCACAAGGGCCCAAAGACAAGGAAACGGATTCTCCCCTACAGCCTTGAGAACAGGAGTCCCCAGCCCCCGGGCCATGGTCTTGTACCAGCCTGTGGCCTGTTAGCACCAGCCTGCACAGTGAGATGAGGGGCTGTTCTCCATGAAACCTGTCCCGGTGCCTAGAAGACTGGGATCACTGTTCCAGGAAGACTCTTTTAAAGACTGCCGGTCTCCAGAACGGAAAAGGAATCGATGTGTGTTGTCTGAAGCCACTAAGAGAAGGGGCTTTGGCGGACTCTGAGCCGCCAGGCCACGTGGCAGACCTGTGCTGTGTGTCTGGCCCCAGCACTGCCCTTTCCCCAGCTGAACTGGCCTTGGCCTTCCTGTCCTTGTTTGCCAGGACGCCCACTCCCAACCCTTGCTCCTGGCCTGCATGATCGAGACAGCTGCCCGAGGGCCTCTTCAGGGAACACAGAATTGAACTCCCCAGTTTCTGTGCCTCAGcaactcattttaaaaaggaactgatgtgagggcttccctggtggctcagtagtaaagaatccaccttcagaggcaggagacacgggttcagtccctggtccgggaagatcccacatgcccaggagTAACTTGGCCCACTCGCcccaattactgagcccacacgccccagagcccatgcccctcaatgagaagccaccgcaacgagaaacCCATGCCCTGCAACGaagagcaccccccccccccccccactgcaactagagaaaagcctgcagagcaacaaagacccagcaaagccaaaatcAGAACTGACGCGGGACTTTCCTGGTGTCCAGTGGGTGGCACTATGCTCCCATCGCAGGGGggtggagcatgggttcaatccccggttggggaactgagagccTGCAGGCTTCGAGGCGCAGCCAGGCAAAAAAGTTCTGATGCCTTGTGAGGCCACAGCAGAAGGCTGGGGGCTGTGTGGAACAGTTCCTGGGAATGAGGAGGTCCTGACTTATCCTCTAAGTGCTCAGGGAAACAGTCAGGCACACAGACATCTGCTTTCGAGGGGCTCTGAAAGCAGAACGAAGTGTGGTAGGAACAGGAAGAGAAACGACCACAGGCTGGCCATAGTGCCGGGCTTTACCTACAGCATTTCACACAATCTTCTCAGCACCCACGTCTTGGAGAGAAATAATGCTCACACTTAGGCAGGCAGGCCCCGTTCTAGGAATTTTGCATACATTTAcgtatttaatcctcacaataagcCTATGAGGTGGGTcatcttatccccattttatggatgaggaaactgagtcacacaGAGAAGATGCCACCTGCTGAGGGTCAAAGAAGAAGCGGAGTTGGAGCGTGAACCTAGCAGGCTGACTCCAGAGACAATGCTCTGAGCCACCTTTCCTTGATCAAAAGGCCAAGGCGCTACCGGAGCCACTTGTAAGAACGCAGCAGAAGCCCAACAGTCAGGGCCACATCAGCACCCTTGGCCAAGATCAGGTGATGTGGGCATGGGACTGAAACTTGGGTCCATCTGATGGAAACCCGGTGCCTCTTCCATCACACCAGGCTGTTACCGTGACTGGGAAAGCAGTGGGTTCTGGGATAGAACAGGCAAGGAGGGTCTCCTTTGGCGCAGGGGGGcttggggaggggcaggtggcAACCAACAGAATCTGACAGCAGTAAGCAGCAGCAGACTTGAGGTGAAGGTCCAGGTCTGGCGGCCTCCCAGCAAGCTATGTCCCAAGCTGGGGGTCAGGGACCCCACACGTCTGAGAGGAGACAGGCTCTCCCTGGGGCCTGCAGGCCCTTGGGAGGTGTGTGGCGGGGCAGCGCTCTAACCAGCAATGTGGCCCTGCACAATCCCTCTTGCCTCCCCGGGCCTCCGCCTTGCCCCCTGCAAGCCCCGCGGGTCAGCCTCTGTGATCTGAGCCCCTTCTTGGCATCGAGCCTGATTCCCAGGGTACTGCACAGGCTCTCCTTCCTCTTGCCTAATCCCCTCCCTTACTGGACTGGGGCGTCTCCCCAATCCAGGGTTTCGCTAACCGTTGCCAGGTGTGCAACCGGCCCCCAGAGAATGccccccactccccctccccatcAAAGAGCCGGGGTGACGCAACCTGCCTGCAACTACCGCCTCACTCCCCAAGCATGGCTCCTCCGCAATGAAAAAGAGTCCCCAGCAGCCCCACCCAGGCTCCCAGCCTCAGCCCAGGAGCTGAAGGGCGcaaggggcgggggcggcgggcagCTGGACCCCAAATACTTGGCCAAGCTCGGGAAGGCGGAGTCATCTGAGTCCCGGAGGGCCCATGGATCCAGAtcaggggtgggtgtggggagagggCGCAGCGTGCCAAGACCCGGGCTCCCAGGCACCGCTGATGACCCGCTGCCCAGAAGATGGAATAGGCTGGGAAGGGCTAGGAGCGCCGTGTGCTTGCTGGCACCCGCTCTGCAGGACTGAGTCAGGCCGCGTGGGCAGGGTGATTGGCACCAGGACTCAGTTCTGTGGGACCCAgctgaagagagaaagaggcacaCGGGGCAGGGACCGCGGCGTACCCAGGGTCTTCTCAGATACTAAGTTCATTCTCAAGTTATTAACTGTCTAACCTGACCATCCTCTCAAAACCCCATAGTCccagtctatgctgctgctaagtcgcttcagtcgtgaccgactctgtgcgaccctatggacagcagcccaccaggctcctccatccacaggattctctaggcaagaatcctgtggatggaggagttgccatttccttctccaagtcccaGTCTATGAGACAAAACTAAAGAGGAACAGTTCACAGAATACCCAACCTGCACTCTTCAGAAACATCAAAGTCACAGGAGATAAGAAAAGTCTGAAAAGCCTCCACAGACCAGAGGTTGCAGAGGAGACGTGAAAACTAAGTGTAACTCGGCATCCTGGGGGGATCCTGAAAAGAAGGGGTTGGGGAACAACAGGTGAAATCAGAAGATGGGGTGGGCGAGGGGGTAGGTCACAGAAACAGACTGACATTGCCTCCCGAGTTGTGACAAACACCAGTGTAACACAAGATGCCCACGGGGAGGGGGAGGCTGTGTGAGGGGCTCCTCGGGAACTCTGTATTGTCTTGGCAGCTTTGTGGTCAATCTACAGTtaactccaaaataaaaagtttatttaaagaaaaatactccACCTAATCCGCCAGTTATAATCTAGACGAGAAGGCTGGGGGATGACTGTCCCCCCTCACTGCCAGCAGCCTGTCCAGTGGCTTCCCCTAATCCCACCAGCTAGTACTCAACACTGAGGAGTGGAAGTCAGTCCTTACTTAAAACACCTTTAGAAGCACTACTGCTGGGCACCGGACATAAAACATATCCACCTTAATAATAACAATGAACCCCTTATGTAACaccttactctgtgccaggcactagtcCAAGGGCACCTGATGtggattaattcatttaatcctcaaaacagtaCTAAGAAATAGGTACTGTCGATGGCCACATACATTGGCCATCAGCATGTTTCTATTAACTCAACTCCATATTTGATTCTCGAACTATTCATGGAAAGCAAGACACATGGAAGGGAAATTGCCAGTAAGCTAGTTAAGTGGGGTGTAGTCAGGGGCTGAATCCAACAACTTGGCTCCAGAGTGCGTGCCCTTAAACATTACTCTGTTACCTCAGTAAAAAACATAGCCCCTATAGGGCAAGAGCTCAAATACTGGCAGAGTGGATAAAGTAAGTGGTCAGATCCCAAGGACTTCCGGTATGCAAGAGTAGCCTGTATTAGGGATGCAATATACAATAAACCTAATTAATACCACCATATGTTGTGTATGAAAGCTGTTacaaatcctaagagttctcatcacaaggaaaacaggatgtattcttttctatttcttcagttttgtATCTGTAGGAGATAATGTTCACTACACTTACTAATCAATTTATGAGGTATGTTCaatcaaatcactatgctgtacgcCTTAAGCTTACCCAGTGCTACATGTCAATCATATCCCAGtaaatctggaagaaaaaaaaaagcatctgaacttagaggaagaaaaaaaaaagcctggatgTCTTTATTCTCAGATAACTCTCAAGATCAAGGTCCCCTGTCTTCTCTGGATCTTGATTCAGTCTCATAAGCACCAGGAAAAGCTCAACTCCAGCTGTAATGTCCTGCTGTGGATGAacggaggtggggagaggaggggttTCTGCAGCACAGGAAAGACCCACAACCACTTGGGCTGGGAGGGGATGGCTAGGAAGTCCCATCTCTTTGAGCAATGGATTACAGATCTTCCTATTTCTGGCAGACCTGCACGActgatggtggggtggggggagctgagGTAGAGGACAGTCTGAAAGGGAGCCTAGGTGGGGGCTATGGAAAAAGAAGGAACCAACTGGCCTCAAAGGAATGCTGAGGATAAGCGTTGAGGGTAGGtgcgcaggagacacagagaagatATCGGGCCTGAGGGCGAAAACTGACTCCCTGCACCAAGATGGGGCTGAGCGTCCATGTTGTGAATGGGAAAGGCCGGGATGGCTGGGAAATACCTTGGAGGAGGTAAAGGAGACACAAGGATGACCTTTTAGCAAGTGCTGTATGGTCTAGCGTCTGGGGTTCCTGCCAGCGGGGTCGGAAAGGGGGACACCAGGCCCCAGGGTTCCTTCCTGCTCACAATAAGAGGTTGAGAGAGCATGTATGAAGTGGGCTCTCAAGTTTCACAGGCATCgactcatttcattctcacaaaTGACCCCACCAGGTAGAGTTGATTATTCTCCGCGTTTTACAGATAGTCTCCTATCTAGGCTGCTAGAGAATTCAGGTCATTTGCCCAAGGCCACCTTCGCCGGCCTGTGATTTGAATGGAGCGCGCTCTGTGACTCACACCAGGTTCTAAGCCACAGGAAAGGTTCTCAGAGTGGGACGGCAGTTGAAGGATGAAGAGAGTAGCATGTGGCTGGCCGGAAATTCGCGAAGCaggggaaagcaaaggagaaatgaactGGCGCGAGTCTCAGGGAAGAGGGGTTACCGAGTCACCAGAATAAGAGGGAGCAGAGGGCCGGACCTCAGAGTCAGAGAGAACGGAGGGTCGGAACCCCCGGAGTCGGGAGAAAGCGGGGCTAGAGATAGCCACGGGTAAAAGGAAGGAGAGGCCTGAACCCCCGGGATCGAAAGCCAGGATCCGATCCCCGAGGGCAGGGGTGCAGGCCCGCCTCCGGGTTGGGGCCACGCGGGGCGGGGCGCGGAAGGATCCGCGCAGGCCGTGCTGCGCCGCCCGCGGTATATCTGTGTCCAGTCCCCGGGGCCGCCTCATTCCCCACCCTCAGATCACGGGCTCTCCTCACTCTACTGCCACGCCGCCTCCGCCCGCGTACCCCCGGCCATGGCTCTGTAGCCGCGACCCCTCTGTGCCCCCGGCCAGTCTCCGCGCTCACCGCGCCTGCGCTCTCCgctcctgccttctctcttcaGCCGAGGCCGCCGCCGCCTCTCCTTTGCGCAGCCATGGAGTGAGTAACCGCTCGCCCCTCCCTCTCCAACCGCCTTTCCCGCCCTTTCGAAGCTCGCGGCCCTCGCGACCGAgcctgggggggtggggagactgAGGAATCACGGTCGCGCAGGCGCAGAAGAGGGAAGGCGAGCGGTCTCGCGCGACCGAGCATGCGCACTTGGGCGGGTGCGTTCTTCCAGACAATCGGTGTTTAAAGAAGAGAGCCACGTGCGTGTGCGCCTGCGCACTAGTTCCCAGACACGGAGGCTTCCCCCCATCCCCGCCCTGACCGTCTGCGAGCGATTGCTCATGCGCAGCTGTCCACCTgaggctgtattttttttttgcgcAAAGGGCGGTCATTAAACAGCCGCACATGCGCACTGGTCTCCAGGAGGGCGGTTGCCTGAGGTAACTGTGGCGCGGCTTGGGAGATGGCGCATGCGCTGTAGCCTTCAGCGAGAGCTCCGCCTCCCACTTTGCTCAGGCGCAGAGCTCATCTTCCCTCCCTTTCATTCAGGCACCTGCTGGGGCGGGAACTGGTTTAGATTGACAGGGGAGAAGGCGGGGATTAGAAACGACCGGTTTAGGGGATGGAGCTAGGATAAGAGGCGTCGCCGAGGACGAGGTTGGGGCGGGGTTACCCATTGTGGAAGGGGCGGGGCTAACGAAACCTTTTGCAGAGGGGGGTGGGGTTTCTGCCTGAGAAAGAGGCGGGGCCTCTGGGGAATCATCGGGGAGGGGTGGAGCTAAAATAAATCGTGGGGGCGGGACTTCGAGAGGCAGTGGAGATCAGCCCCAAAATTCAAAGGGAGAACTGCGATTTGAACGGATAACTTTGACGACCGGTCGGGACAAGGGGGAATTCCCATGGGAACAGATTTGAGCTGGAATCTAGGGAGGGTGTGGGGCCTAAAAGTTATATTTTAGAGGAAGAGATGTGACTGGAAGAAAATTCCCCTGGGATTGagtgtgggttttgttttgttttttaatgaaagggAATATTATGGGGTGAGTGGGAAGGACTTTAAGGAAATTTCCCTGGGAGACCATTAGGTTTCTGTATTGGAAGGATTGGGTCTTGGGAATTCTGAGAAATAAGCCAAACGTAAAGAGAATTCCCTTGGGAGTGGGTGGCGCTCAGATACTGGGAAAGGACAGGTTTAGAATTCTGAAAGGATGAGGAATCCTGGGATTCTGCGGGCGTGGTTTGATTTCCCTGTGGCTTTGGCAATAGCAGGTGAGGCTGATCCTGACCCACTCACTTTTGTGTCACACTTGCAGGCCCTCCACTTTTGCCTTGGTGCCTGTCTTCGCCCAGCTGAGCAACCTCCAGAGCCTCCTTCCAGCTGTTGGTGCAGCCTCTTCCATTGCCGTCGGTGCCCAGCGCCCGTGCTGCAGCCATGTCACTCCTGGCGACCCTGGGGCTGGAGCTGGACAGGACCCTGCTCCCAGCTAGCGGGCTGGGCTGGCTCGTAGACTATGGGAAACtccccctggcccctgcccccctGGGCCCCTATGAGGTCCTTGGGGGAGCCCTGGAGGGCGGGCTTCCAGGGGGGGGAGAGCCCCTGGCAGGTAAGAGTAGGTGAAGAATGGAGGTGGGGTGAGCtagggggagagggagaagaaaggaaaattcattcatttgataagtttttttaaatgagtacCTGTaatagggcttccccaatggctcagcaggtcaagaatctgcctgcagttcgggggacacaggagacataggttcaatccctgggttgggaagaaagcctggaggaggaagtggcaacccacgccagcctggaaaatcccatggatagaggagcctggtgggctacagtatatggggtcacaaaaagttggacatggcttGAAAAGTTgaacaactaagcaacaacaacagcataatatgtcaggcactgttttaggGGACACAGCTGGGAACAAGACTGACATGATCCCTGCCTTCTTGGAGCACACACTCTACTGGGAAGACACGCAGGAGACAAATTATATGATGCATGGGAATAAGTGGGAAGCACTTAGCTGAGTTTAAAAAtggcaatgagaaaaaaaaaaaaaaaatgacaacgaGGACAAGTTTGGTGGGGGGAGCCAAGAAACCCTCTCCAATCAGTAACATTTTGGCTGAGACCTAAGGAATGGTAAGGAATGACCCATAAAAAGACCCAAGGGAAGAGCTTTTCAGGTGCAGGAAACAGCACAGGCAGAGCCCCTGAAGCaggaattattttattcattgcgtgcatgggtgctaagtcgccAAATCgtgtctatggactgtagcccaccaggctcctctctctgtccatggtattctccaggcgagaatacaggagtgggttgccatgccctcctccaggagatactcacgacccagggatcgaacctgcatctcttacatttcctgcattggcaggtgggttcttaacttctaccaccacctgggaagcccattttattcaTTGGTGGTGATTtgatcgctaagttgtgtctgactcttgtgaccccatgaactgtagcccaccaggctcctctgtccatggcattttccaggcaagaatactggagcaggttgccatttcctcctccaggggatcttcccgacccaggaatcaaacctgggtctcctgcgttgcaggcagattctttaccaactgagctatgagggaagtgtATCCCAAATGCTTGGTACATAGTAGGGTTTCAATAATTAAAGATGAAACAGGGTGTGTTTACATGTGATCTAGTTTGCCATTTATAATAAACTAGAGAGTAAATCAAGAAACCAGAGATGCAGGGTAATCAGTAAGGAGGATGTTGGAACAGTTGAAGAAATGGCTGGTTGACTGTTTTCTCATTTGGGTCATTGATGGTTGTTGGTTAACGGGTTGGTTAGATGTTTGGTTTATTGATTGGTTGGTTGGCTGGTctgttgactggtttgatgattTGTTGATTGGCTAGCTGGCTGGCTGGTGGTTTAACTCAATGAATGGGATGAATGAGGTGGGCATGAGTGAGATCTGGTTGGGTGGAGGATTAGGAAATCAAGGAGCTTTCTGTCCCTCTGCAATCCTCCAGGAGACGGCTTCTCTGACTGGATGACCGAACGGGTGGACTTTACAGCCCTGCTCCCTCTGGAGCCCCCCTTGCCCTCAGgtgccctccccccaccttccccacccccacctgaccTGGAAGCTATGGCCTCCCTGCTCAAGAAGGAGCTGGAGCAGATGGAAGACTACTTCCTCGATGCCCCTCTGCTCCCACCATCCTCCCCacctccgccgccgccgcagccgccgGCACCGgcaccttccctccctctccccctccccctccccctgcccacctttgacctcccccagcccccttccctggACACCCTCGACTTGCTGGCCATCTACTGCCGCGGTGAGGCTGGGCAGGGGGACTCGGGATTggcgcccctgcccccacctccgcaagccccgcccccgccccgccccgccccctacCCCAGTCCTGCTGCCAGCCGAGGGGACCGCAAGCAAAAGAAGCGAGACCAGAACAAGTCCGCGGCTCTGAGGTACCGCCAGAGGAAGCGTGCAGAGGGCGAGGCCCTGGAGGGCgagtgccaggggctggaggcgcGGAACCGGGAGCTGAGGGAGAGGGCGGAGTCGGTGGAGCGGGAGATCCAGTACGTCAAGGATCTGCTCATCGAAGTGTACAAAGCTCGCAGCCAGAGGACCAGGAACAGCTAGCCGGGCGGGGGCTTCGGGCTGTAGGGGGCGCTGGTCTTCGGCTCCGGGGCGGAGGGGGGAGGGTCCCCAGTCATCCCCCTGCCTCCAGCTTCCTTCCaaaccctccctccccctcctctcc is from Bos indicus isolate NIAB-ARS_2022 breed Sahiwal x Tharparkar chromosome 18, NIAB-ARS_B.indTharparkar_mat_pri_1.0, whole genome shotgun sequence and encodes:
- the ATF5 gene encoding cyclic AMP-dependent transcription factor ATF-5, whose protein sequence is MSLLATLGLELDRTLLPASGLGWLVDYGKLPLAPAPLGPYEVLGGALEGGLPGGGEPLAGDGFSDWMTERVDFTALLPLEPPLPSGALPPPSPPPPDLEAMASLLKKELEQMEDYFLDAPLLPPSSPPPPPPQPPAPAPSLPLPLPLPLPTFDLPQPPSLDTLDLLAIYCRGEAGQGDSGLAPLPPPPQAPPPPRPAPYPSPAASRGDRKQKKRDQNKSAALRYRQRKRAEGEALEGECQGLEARNRELRERAESVEREIQYVKDLLIEVYKARSQRTRNS